The following are from one region of the Azospirillum sp. B510 genome:
- a CDS encoding MJ0042-type zinc finger domain-containing protein has translation MIVSCPTCSTRYTLSDDSLGQDGRKVRCARCGHMWWQKPERQESEPVIPDALTELRPSMPVKPGARARIRHGRGPRAKPARGTVIGFALLGLLVAGSAAGAYFGRDVLVDRWPPAARLYDLAGMPAEPPGFGLDLRNIHSEQKQEGGKTVLLLDGEVANTTDGERRLPPLRVNSFGPERKLLQSWVVEPSAETLGPGAAAAFHHSQPDPGPVVEVTITFGGPPPGLEAPAAEKPVEKATEKGGEKPAAKPAADKHAADKHTAPAKPSGH, from the coding sequence ATGATCGTTTCCTGCCCGACCTGTTCAACGCGCTATACCCTGTCCGACGACTCGCTCGGTCAGGATGGCCGGAAGGTCCGTTGCGCCCGCTGCGGCCACATGTGGTGGCAGAAGCCCGAGCGGCAGGAGAGCGAGCCGGTCATCCCCGACGCGCTGACGGAGCTGCGCCCGTCGATGCCGGTGAAGCCAGGCGCCAGGGCCAGGATCAGGCATGGCAGGGGGCCGCGTGCCAAACCGGCGCGCGGCACGGTGATCGGCTTCGCCCTGCTGGGTCTGCTGGTCGCCGGGTCCGCCGCCGGCGCCTATTTCGGCCGCGACGTCCTCGTCGACCGCTGGCCACCCGCCGCCCGGCTCTATGACCTCGCCGGCATGCCGGCCGAACCGCCGGGATTCGGGCTGGACCTGCGCAACATCCATTCCGAACAGAAGCAGGAGGGCGGAAAGACCGTCCTGCTGCTGGACGGCGAGGTCGCCAACACCACCGACGGCGAGCGCCGGCTGCCGCCGTTGCGCGTCAACAGCTTCGGCCCGGAGCGCAAGCTGTTGCAGAGCTGGGTCGTCGAGCCGTCGGCCGAGACGCTGGGGCCGGGGGCCGCGGCGGCGTTCCATCACAGCCAGCCCGATCCGGGGCCGGTGGTCGAGGTGACCATCACCTTCGGCGGTCCGCCGCCCGGCCTGGAGGCGCCGGCAGCGGAGAAGCCAGTGGAGAAGGCCACTGAAAAGGGTGGGGAAAAGCCGGCGGCGAAACCCGCCGCCGACAAGCATGCCGCCGACAAGCACACCGCCCCGGCCAAGCCGTCAGGCCACTGA
- a CDS encoding sigma-54 interaction domain-containing protein, which translates to MTDRDGGQFSDARQGEAALLRRRAIPSLFEALETQSEGTVAVDREARVVWINAKYARMLGIADPAAAIGREVEEIIPHSQLRQVLATGQPILLDLMLFGTQRLVVTRFPLTDDAGAVIGAVGFVLYDSLHRLKPLLAELSRLEAELAAARRRLDEGRRPRYTLQSYVGDSPVCLEVKRKARLAARSDAPILLLGETGTGKELIAQAIHGLSARSGGCFVGVNVAAIPETLLEAEFFGAVPGAYTGLDRRGREGRFKTADGGTLFLDEIGDMPLGLQAKLLRALQEQEIEPLGSDRPVKVDVRVIAATNVDLERRIRDGRFRSDLYYRLNVLPIRLPALAEMGGGLEAIAEAILQDIAARGGLSPRGLTPEAVETLGRHRWPGNVRELRNVLERACLLSDSPRLTAADLAEALPDLAVAKPEAVSPAAVPPPPVRGEPVPGYDEAFDAFERDLLGRALAAGGGRAEAAARALGISRAAFYKKLARLGMRPRG; encoded by the coding sequence GTGACGGATCGGGACGGCGGGCAATTCTCCGACGCGCGGCAGGGCGAGGCGGCGCTGCTGCGGCGCCGGGCGATTCCCTCGCTGTTCGAGGCGCTGGAGACCCAGTCCGAGGGTACGGTGGCGGTCGACCGCGAGGCGCGGGTGGTGTGGATCAACGCCAAATACGCCCGCATGCTCGGCATCGCCGACCCCGCCGCGGCCATCGGCCGCGAGGTGGAGGAGATCATCCCCCATTCGCAATTGCGTCAGGTCCTGGCGACTGGCCAGCCGATCCTGCTCGACCTGATGCTGTTCGGAACCCAGCGGCTGGTGGTCACCCGCTTTCCGTTGACCGACGATGCCGGTGCTGTGATCGGCGCCGTCGGCTTCGTCCTCTATGACAGCCTGCACCGGCTGAAGCCCCTGCTGGCCGAGCTGTCCCGGCTGGAGGCGGAGCTGGCGGCGGCCCGGCGCCGGCTCGACGAGGGCCGGCGGCCGCGCTACACGCTGCAGAGCTATGTCGGCGACAGCCCGGTCTGCCTGGAGGTCAAGCGCAAGGCGCGGCTCGCCGCCCGCAGCGACGCGCCGATCCTGCTGCTGGGCGAGACCGGCACCGGCAAGGAGCTGATCGCCCAGGCCATCCACGGGCTGTCGGCGCGCAGCGGCGGCTGCTTCGTCGGCGTCAATGTGGCGGCGATCCCGGAAACGCTGCTGGAGGCGGAGTTCTTCGGCGCGGTGCCCGGCGCCTACACCGGATTGGACCGCCGTGGACGGGAGGGACGCTTCAAGACCGCCGACGGCGGCACGCTGTTCCTCGACGAGATCGGCGACATGCCGCTGGGGTTGCAGGCCAAGCTGCTGCGCGCCCTGCAGGAGCAGGAGATCGAGCCGCTCGGCTCCGACCGGCCGGTGAAGGTCGATGTGCGGGTGATCGCCGCCACCAACGTCGATCTGGAGCGGCGCATCCGCGACGGCCGTTTCCGCTCCGACCTCTATTACCGGTTGAACGTGCTGCCGATCCGCCTGCCCGCCCTGGCGGAGATGGGCGGCGGGCTGGAGGCGATCGCCGAGGCCATCCTGCAGGACATCGCCGCCCGCGGCGGACTTTCCCCACGCGGCCTGACCCCGGAGGCGGTGGAGACGCTGGGCCGCCATCGCTGGCCGGGCAATGTGCGTGAACTGCGCAACGTGCTGGAGCGCGCCTGTCTGCTGAGCGACAGTCCCCGGCTGACCGCCGCCGACCTTGCGGAGGCTCTGCCGGATTTGGCCGTGGCGAAGCCGGAGGCTGTGAGCCCGGCGGCGGTTCCCCCGCCGCCCGTCCGTGGGGAGCCGGTGCCGGGCTATGACGAGGCGTTCGACGCCTTCGAGCGCGATCTGCTGGGCCGGGCGCTGGCGGCCGGCGGCGGCCGGGCGGAAGCGGCGGCACGGGCGCTCGGCATTTCCCGCGCCGCCTTCTACAAGAAGCTCGCCCGGCTGGGGATGCGACCCCGCGGGTAG
- a CDS encoding general stress protein, translated as MGEHIMASQNEGRSAGGQHSGGNFKNDPERAAEAGHKGGQVSGGNFKNDPERASEAGKKGGEHSHGGQGGGQGGKE; from the coding sequence ATGGGAGAGCACATCATGGCGAGCCAGAACGAAGGGCGCAGCGCCGGCGGCCAGCACTCCGGCGGCAACTTCAAGAATGATCCGGAGCGCGCGGCCGAAGCCGGCCACAAGGGCGGCCAGGTCTCGGGCGGCAACTTCAAGAACGACCCCGAACGCGCCTCGGAAGCCGGCAAGAAGGGCGGCGAGCACAGCCATGGCGGCCAGGGTGGCGGCCAGGGCGGCAAGGAGTGA